In Treponema sp. OMZ 798, the following proteins share a genomic window:
- a CDS encoding ABC-2 family transporter protein: MKYLLGIIYLNIKQHLYFKISAVFSIFSLLFLFLIKSSIWSQIGNTDYISYFAIITIVGSFIVVTTDRYFQTIYQTGSISFLLLRPINFGLNIFLKDFAAAITRFILKSLPLLIVLILFFDVNIYYGALNLSLFIFSAFCAYLFNWFTAYIVGLCVFFYGNNEGFIQIKNILFLFFSGSLIPFDFFPKTLQKILNYLPFRVLYQIPIEVLNSTNLKSFSLISRQLYWIFLLLVFTCIFHRRAIKKIEIMGG, from the coding sequence ATGAAATATTTACTTGGAATTATTTATTTAAATATTAAACAGCACTTGTATTTTAAAATATCGGCCGTTTTTTCTATATTTTCCTTGTTGTTTTTATTTTTAATAAAATCTTCAATTTGGTCGCAAATAGGAAATACGGATTATATTTCTTATTTTGCAATTATAACTATAGTCGGTTCTTTTATCGTCGTAACTACCGATAGATATTTTCAAACTATTTATCAAACCGGTTCTATTTCTTTTCTTTTATTAAGACCGATTAATTTCGGTCTTAATATCTTTTTAAAAGATTTTGCGGCAGCTATTACAAGATTTATATTAAAATCTCTGCCTTTGCTTATAGTTTTAATTTTATTTTTTGACGTGAACATCTATTACGGTGCCCTAAATTTAAGTTTATTTATTTTTTCAGCTTTTTGTGCATATTTATTTAATTGGTTTACGGCTTATATTGTCGGTTTGTGCGTTTTCTTTTACGGTAATAATGAGGGGTTTATTCAAATTAAAAATATTTTATTTTTATTTTTTTCAGGGTCCTTGATTCCTTTTGATTTTTTTCCTAAAACTTTACAAAAAATCTTAAATTATCTACCGTTTCGAGTGCTGTATCAAATTCCTATTGAGGTTTTAAACAGCACTAATTTAAAATCATTTAGTTTAATATCAAGGCAATTATATTGGATATTTTTACTTTTGGTGTTTACCTGTATTTTTCATAGAAGGGCAATAAAAAAAATAGAGATAATGGGCGGCTAG
- the mfd gene encoding transcription-repair coupling factor — protein MPQPLIDSLQSSIRSWKDMKNAFDEIDENSYPYNLTGISGGLFGFFLTEYLYRTRKPVLVVVPTEKEAEAVRADLDFSGIENFVLPWWGSLAYRPISPTAPVFSERAEVLIRLLESGNESYAKNKPPVFISCQRSFLTPVPPADYLKQNKVEISAGSSLDILSVAELLTLWGYTRVPRVSVRGEFALRGEVLDICLASNSGSEKTAYRIQFDFDRVEKIKSFDIASQGSLEEHKKINLYPVKEVIWNDERIDCLEKNLKTYSEFSENILKIVDALKEYKTFEGEEIFYPLAFEKSSSVLEYAELNEIPVFYADYDRQKNSSEVLLREYMGLYKKTKTQFDENEKRKALISEYPEPQRILLQFESNVQKYNKSIYFRTLAEQENKTKTLKFKTDPPRSFFGNIVYLREELNNLLNDNWSIFVFAESDNQALRIEEILHEERIKILPYNLSGGFGIPDLKILVIHENEIFGRRRRIPKSVKTAKSSVIDTFIELNPGDYVVHVNYGIGKFRGIERVKILDTERDYINLLYANDETVFIPIEQADLVQRYIGNEGEAPHLDILGSKSWENRKNKVKKSVEDIAAKLIDLYSKRKASTGFAFQKDDEWQTAFEAAFPYEETDDQLTCIAEVKEDMEKPVPMDRLICGDVGYGKTEVAMRAAFKAVMSGKQVAFLSPTTILTEQHFETLDKRFKNFPVKLARLSRFVPKGEQKKVLEKLKKGEVDILIGTHRIIQKDVVFKDLGLMIVDEEQRFGVKDKERLKQMKHNVDCLSLSATPIPRTLHMSLLKIRDMSVIATPPQNRKPVETVIAEFNAEKVAEVIRRESSRGGQVFYLHNRVESLDETLFMLQSLLPEIMIETAHGQMSPNQLEEIFERFSMGGFQVLIATTIIENGIDIPNANTIIIDRADMYGVSQLYQLRGRVGRSDKKAYAYLLYPDDKALSEIAMKRLQVISDFTELGSGFKIAMKDMEIRGAGNLLGREQSGDIYSVGFDLYLRLLDEAVQKLQNQDYEPVQESVIELEYSGFIPDSYISSPETKMEVYKKIAAVKVQGDLDRVYSEILDRFGPAPSEVESLLALSEIKIICNHLSIASLKERKAAVRIEFARVSKISVDKLLRMIKESAGRVSLDPKAPNVLILQTGKIGLKEKSEFIREKLGSLM, from the coding sequence ATGCCTCAGCCTCTAATAGATTCCTTACAAAGTTCTATCCGCTCATGGAAGGATATGAAAAATGCCTTCGATGAGATAGATGAAAATTCTTATCCCTACAACCTCACAGGGATTTCGGGAGGCCTTTTCGGTTTTTTTTTAACGGAGTATCTGTATAGAACCCGCAAGCCCGTCCTCGTTGTAGTGCCTACCGAAAAGGAAGCTGAGGCCGTAAGGGCCGACTTGGATTTTTCCGGAATAGAAAATTTTGTTTTGCCTTGGTGGGGCTCTCTTGCCTATAGGCCGATTTCGCCGACGGCTCCCGTTTTTTCGGAAAGAGCCGAAGTGCTGATCCGTTTGTTGGAATCCGGGAATGAATCTTATGCAAAAAATAAGCCTCCCGTTTTTATTAGCTGTCAGCGCTCTTTTTTAACTCCGGTTCCTCCGGCCGATTATTTAAAACAAAACAAGGTAGAAATCTCTGCCGGTTCAAGTTTGGATATTTTAAGCGTTGCAGAGCTTTTAACCCTTTGGGGGTATACAAGGGTTCCTCGTGTAAGCGTGAGGGGGGAGTTTGCCCTGCGCGGTGAAGTCTTGGATATCTGCCTTGCTTCCAATTCGGGCTCCGAAAAAACGGCCTACCGAATTCAATTTGATTTTGACAGGGTAGAAAAAATAAAGAGCTTTGATATAGCAAGTCAGGGTTCTTTAGAAGAACATAAAAAGATTAACCTTTATCCCGTAAAAGAAGTTATTTGGAATGACGAGCGTATCGATTGCTTGGAAAAAAATTTAAAAACCTATTCGGAGTTCTCCGAAAACATTTTAAAGATTGTTGATGCCTTAAAAGAATATAAAACCTTTGAGGGAGAAGAAATTTTTTATCCGCTTGCATTTGAAAAAAGCTCTTCAGTTTTGGAATATGCGGAACTAAATGAGATTCCTGTTTTTTATGCCGATTATGACAGACAAAAAAATTCTTCCGAAGTTTTACTTAGAGAATACATGGGGCTTTATAAAAAAACAAAAACTCAATTTGACGAAAACGAAAAACGAAAGGCCCTGATTTCGGAATATCCCGAACCTCAACGCATCTTACTTCAATTTGAAAGCAATGTACAAAAATATAATAAGTCGATTTATTTTAGAACGCTTGCTGAACAAGAAAATAAAACAAAAACTCTTAAATTTAAAACCGATCCGCCCCGCAGTTTTTTCGGGAACATAGTTTATTTGCGGGAAGAATTAAATAACCTTTTAAACGATAATTGGTCTATCTTTGTATTTGCCGAAAGCGATAATCAGGCTCTCCGTATCGAAGAGATTTTGCATGAAGAGCGGATAAAGATTTTGCCATACAACCTTTCAGGCGGCTTCGGTATTCCTGATCTAAAAATTTTGGTAATTCACGAAAACGAAATTTTCGGCCGCCGCAGAAGAATTCCAAAATCGGTAAAGACTGCAAAGAGTTCCGTTATCGATACTTTCATCGAATTAAATCCGGGAGACTATGTTGTTCATGTAAATTACGGCATAGGAAAATTCCGCGGTATCGAGCGTGTTAAAATTTTAGACACTGAAAGAGATTATATAAATCTTTTATATGCAAACGATGAAACCGTTTTTATTCCGATTGAGCAGGCCGACCTTGTTCAGCGTTATATAGGAAACGAAGGAGAGGCTCCACACCTCGATATCCTCGGCTCCAAGTCTTGGGAGAACAGAAAAAACAAGGTAAAAAAATCGGTTGAAGATATAGCGGCAAAACTCATCGACCTTTATTCCAAAAGAAAGGCGAGTACCGGTTTTGCTTTTCAAAAAGACGATGAATGGCAGACGGCCTTTGAGGCTGCCTTTCCTTATGAAGAAACCGATGACCAGCTTACCTGCATAGCCGAGGTAAAAGAGGATATGGAAAAACCAGTTCCTATGGATAGGCTTATCTGCGGTGATGTAGGTTACGGTAAAACCGAGGTTGCAATGCGCGCGGCTTTTAAAGCCGTTATGAGCGGAAAGCAGGTTGCCTTTTTGTCTCCTACAACTATTTTGACGGAACAGCATTTTGAAACTTTAGATAAGAGGTTTAAAAACTTTCCCGTAAAGCTGGCCCGTCTTTCCCGTTTTGTTCCAAAGGGAGAACAAAAAAAAGTTTTGGAAAAATTAAAAAAGGGCGAAGTTGATATTTTGATCGGAACTCACCGCATAATTCAAAAGGATGTTGTCTTTAAGGATTTGGGTTTGATGATTGTCGATGAAGAACAGCGCTTCGGTGTTAAGGATAAGGAAAGATTAAAACAGATGAAGCACAATGTGGACTGTCTTTCTCTTTCTGCAACTCCAATTCCGCGCACCCTTCACATGTCTCTTTTAAAAATAAGAGACATGAGCGTAATTGCAACTCCTCCTCAAAACAGAAAGCCTGTCGAAACCGTTATTGCCGAGTTCAATGCCGAAAAAGTTGCCGAGGTTATAAGGCGGGAATCTTCTCGGGGCGGGCAGGTTTTTTATCTTCATAACAGGGTTGAAAGTTTAGATGAAACTCTTTTTATGCTTCAATCCCTTTTGCCTGAGATTATGATTGAGACAGCCCACGGTCAAATGTCTCCGAACCAACTTGAAGAAATTTTTGAACGGTTTAGTATGGGCGGTTTTCAGGTTTTAATTGCGACCACCATTATCGAAAACGGTATCGACATTCCGAATGCCAACACCATCATCATAGACAGAGCCGACATGTACGGCGTTTCCCAGCTTTATCAGTTGAGGGGAAGGGTAGGCCGCTCCGATAAAAAGGCCTATGCCTATCTTTTATATCCTGACGATAAGGCCCTTTCCGAAATTGCAATGAAGCGGCTTCAAGTTATTTCCGACTTTACCGAGCTCGGTTCCGGCTTTAAAATTGCGATGAAGGATATGGAAATAAGAGGAGCCGGAAATCTTTTGGGCAGGGAACAATCGGGCGATATTTATTCCGTCGGCTTCGATTTATATTTGCGCCTTTTGGATGAGGCTGTTCAAAAACTTCAAAACCAAGATTATGAGCCCGTTCAAGAATCCGTTATCGAGCTTGAGTACTCGGGCTTTATCCCCGATTCCTATATTTCAAGTCCCGAAACGAAGATGGAAGTTTATAAAAAAATTGCCGCCGTCAAGGTGCAGGGAGACCTCGACAGGGTCTACTCCGAAATTCTTGACCGCTTCGGCCCCGCACCCTCCGAGGTGGAAAGCCTTTTGGCACTTTCCGAAATAAAAATTATCTGTAATCATCTTTCGATTGCAAGCCTAAAAGAAAGAAAGGCCGCCGTCCGAATAGAGTTTGCGCGCGTATCAAAAATATCGGTAGATAAACTTTTGCGCATGATAAAAGAATCCGCAGGCCGTGTAAGCCTTGACCCCAAGGCCCCGAATGTCCTCATCCTCCAAACGGGCAAGATAGGCTTAAAAGAAAAAAGCGAATTCATCCGCGAAAAACTCGGCAGCTTGATGTAG
- a CDS encoding HD domain-containing protein — protein sequence MLPSKEEAERLLEEAYLKNPGPWREHSIVAGKCAQKISSACKDLDPVKAYILGLLHDIGRQEGVTALAHVIDGYEYLMKLGYDEAARVCITHSFSIKDIETYIGKNDVGPEAYKKIKKLIDEYEYDDYDRLIQLCDSIALPQGSAKIEERMGDVKKRHGYYPQDKWDKHIELKKYFEQKSGLDIDNLGIGPEYKF from the coding sequence ATGTTACCTTCTAAAGAAGAAGCTGAAAGATTACTTGAAGAAGCCTATTTAAAAAATCCCGGACCTTGGCGGGAACACTCCATAGTTGCAGGCAAGTGTGCACAAAAAATCTCTTCAGCCTGTAAGGACTTGGATCCCGTCAAGGCTTATATCTTGGGACTTCTCCACGATATAGGACGGCAGGAGGGCGTAACCGCCCTAGCCCATGTGATAGACGGCTATGAATATCTTATGAAATTAGGCTATGATGAAGCCGCCCGAGTATGTATAACTCATTCCTTTTCCATAAAAGATATAGAAACCTACATAGGCAAAAATGATGTCGGCCCGGAAGCTTATAAAAAAATAAAAAAGCTTATCGACGAATACGAATATGATGACTACGACAGGCTCATTCAGCTATGCGACAGCATTGCTCTCCCTCAAGGCTCTGCAAAAATCGAAGAGAGAATGGGCGACGTCAAAAAACGCCACGGCTATTATCCTCAAGACAAATGGGACAAACATATCGAACTAAAAAAATACTTTGAACAAAAATCCGGCTTGGATATAGATAATCTCGGAATCGGCCCGGAATATAAATTTTAA
- a CDS encoding HPr family phosphocarrier protein: MISKIIKVQNRAGIHARPAALIAQKSNNFSSEIFLCREDAKINAKSVIGIITMAAAYGTEITLTCDGPDEAEACEAIETIFNNKFEEE, encoded by the coding sequence ATGATTTCAAAAATTATTAAGGTTCAAAACCGGGCAGGAATACATGCCCGCCCCGCAGCTCTCATTGCACAAAAATCGAACAACTTTTCTTCGGAGATTTTTTTATGCAGGGAAGACGCAAAAATCAATGCCAAGTCGGTAATAGGAATTATTACTATGGCAGCAGCCTACGGCACGGAGATAACTTTAACCTGTGACGGACCCGATGAAGCTGAGGCCTGCGAGGCAATCGAAACTATTTTTAACAATAAATTTGAAGAAGAATAA
- a CDS encoding ABC transporter permease, with protein sequence MNYCYKLLVLKIKEQLSFKNDSVLWLIVRVLNSIMGILVLVFIFNKTLDIKGFNREECLLIYSLYTISVGIFYCFFAWTLWYSNTYILQGKLSLVLTLPVNPFLYITFDNFALSEVFGIVTGLSIFIYSAYTLNLGIITILSLFLFLAAGTFGIIGIFLIVSSFSIKYPKIEEAFSPLMDMLDFAQYPISIYNAFIKFILTYVFPVSMIAFYPAAFSLNKYSFNIKFIFLPIYSIIIFIIGYLFFMKSIKKYEGTGS encoded by the coding sequence ATGAATTATTGTTATAAACTTTTGGTTTTAAAAATAAAAGAGCAGCTTTCTTTTAAAAACGATTCTGTTTTATGGTTAATCGTTCGAGTCTTAAATTCCATAATGGGAATATTGGTTCTTGTTTTTATTTTTAACAAAACTCTTGATATAAAAGGTTTTAATAGAGAAGAATGTTTGTTAATTTATTCTTTGTACACAATTTCCGTCGGTATTTTTTATTGTTTTTTTGCTTGGACACTTTGGTATTCAAATACTTATATACTGCAAGGTAAATTAAGTTTGGTATTAACTCTTCCGGTTAATCCTTTTTTGTACATCACTTTTGATAACTTTGCCTTATCTGAAGTTTTTGGAATTGTTACAGGTTTATCAATTTTTATATATTCGGCTTATACTTTAAATTTAGGCATAATAACCATCTTATCCTTATTCTTATTTTTAGCTGCAGGAACTTTCGGCATTATCGGCATATTTTTGATAGTCTCATCTTTTTCTATAAAATATCCTAAAATAGAAGAAGCTTTTTCGCCCCTAATGGATATGCTCGATTTTGCTCAATACCCCATATCTATTTATAATGCGTTTATCAAGTTTATTTTAACCTATGTATTTCCTGTCTCAATGATAGCATTTTATCCGGCTGCTTTTAGCTTGAATAAATATTCATTTAATATTAAATTTATTTTTTTACCGATATATTCCATAATTATATTTATAATCGGTTATCTATTCTTTATGAAAAGCATAAAAAAATATGAAGGCACAGGGAGTTAA
- a CDS encoding ATP-binding cassette domain-containing protein yields the protein MLELKDINKTYKTQERRFGFLGIVKDMFKADYSEVKALTDISFKIENNENVAIVGKNGSGKSTLIKIISGILRPTNGEVLFNQKNIYENQKEYKRNIGVIFGQRSQLYQNMIFRESLELFRLIYKIEKDEANKRLDSLIDLFKLENLLKKPIREMSLGQKMKCEIALVLFHNPKILLLDEPTIGLDLEVKEQFYNLIKTYKQSNDIILILISHNSDDIINLSERLLVLNNGRLQEDIRTHEFIENYDKSKIVTLLYKKNIDLTQKLQNNFNIREKDLQKNSISFEVDKQITMEEIFNSLDDKENIYDIKIENEDFSKILLNYYKDKKTE from the coding sequence ATGCTTGAACTTAAAGATATCAATAAAACATATAAAACTCAAGAAAGAAGATTCGGATTTTTAGGTATCGTAAAAGATATGTTTAAGGCCGATTATTCTGAGGTTAAGGCTTTAACGGATATTTCTTTTAAGATTGAGAATAATGAAAATGTTGCGATAGTCGGCAAAAACGGTTCAGGGAAATCTACCTTGATAAAAATTATTTCGGGTATTTTGCGGCCTACGAACGGAGAAGTTTTATTTAATCAAAAAAATATTTATGAAAATCAAAAAGAATACAAACGGAATATAGGTGTTATTTTCGGTCAAAGAAGTCAGCTCTACCAAAATATGATTTTTAGAGAATCTTTAGAACTTTTTAGGCTTATTTATAAAATCGAAAAAGATGAAGCAAATAAAAGGCTAGACAGTCTTATCGATTTGTTTAAACTTGAAAACCTTTTAAAAAAGCCCATTAGAGAAATGTCTTTAGGACAAAAAATGAAATGTGAAATCGCTTTGGTTTTATTTCATAATCCTAAAATCCTTCTTTTAGATGAACCGACAATAGGTTTGGATCTTGAAGTAAAAGAACAATTTTATAATCTGATAAAAACTTATAAACAATCTAATGATATTATTTTAATTTTAATTTCTCATAATTCCGATGATATAATCAATCTGTCTGAAAGATTGTTGGTTTTAAACAACGGAAGATTACAAGAAGATATAAGAACTCATGAATTTATAGAAAATTACGATAAGTCTAAAATTGTTACACTTTTGTATAAAAAGAATATTGATTTAACCCAAAAACTACAAAACAATTTTAATATAAGAGAAAAAGATCTTCAAAAAAACAGTATTTCATTTGAAGTTGACAAACAGATTACAATGGAAGAAATTTTTAATTCTTTAGATGATAAAGAAAATATTTATGATATAAAAATTGAAAATGAAGATTTTTCTAAAATTTTATTAAACTATTACAAGGATAAAAAAACGGAATGA
- a CDS encoding TldD/PmbA family protein yields the protein MKFDDLKSHARLFSEYTELRVQDDTFMTVAALNGDLVNNVQARKAGVCARAFKDGVWGFASSPEQTDEAIASSIKAASENVKFLAKKTGSGQAELPAFTGQGTYGKYDPSKDADQKEAIDFIKDLENYTAKKYPELQSRIFRISANGTERHLITSDKADAHTYISRANLMMSFKLLSEGQPIDLYDVFGGCGQFKNLFDEPSLYYSKIDEMVENLKQKAAGVYARPGVHDVVLGPDLAGILAHEAIGHTTESDFVMSGSIAADFMNKEVATPLVTLVDFAYEYNGNLCPVPIWIDDEGVAAKDAVIIKDGILRSYMHNKQSAAIFKVDPTGNARANEFSDEPLVRMRNTAILPGKDKLKDMIASIDDGYYFVRSSNGQADSTSEFMFGVVLGYEIKNGKIGKAVKDCTIAGVAFDMLKTVTMVSDDMSWSNAGMCGKKQLINVGMGGPAIKCKIGVGGRE from the coding sequence ATGAAATTTGATGATTTAAAGAGTCATGCAAGGCTTTTTTCGGAGTACACAGAGCTTCGAGTTCAAGATGATACATTTATGACTGTCGCAGCTTTAAACGGAGATCTTGTAAACAATGTTCAAGCCCGAAAAGCCGGGGTTTGTGCCCGCGCTTTTAAGGATGGAGTATGGGGCTTTGCCTCATCTCCTGAGCAGACGGATGAGGCCATAGCCTCTTCTATAAAAGCGGCAAGCGAAAACGTTAAGTTCTTAGCTAAAAAAACGGGAAGCGGTCAAGCTGAACTTCCTGCCTTTACGGGACAGGGAACCTACGGAAAATACGATCCTTCCAAGGATGCCGATCAAAAGGAAGCTATAGACTTTATAAAAGACCTTGAAAACTACACGGCAAAAAAATATCCCGAACTTCAATCAAGAATTTTTAGAATCTCGGCAAACGGAACCGAAAGGCATCTTATTACCTCGGACAAGGCCGATGCCCACACCTATATTTCAAGGGCAAATTTAATGATGAGCTTTAAGCTCCTTTCGGAAGGACAGCCCATAGACCTTTACGATGTTTTCGGAGGCTGCGGCCAGTTTAAAAACCTTTTCGATGAACCTTCTCTTTACTATTCCAAGATAGACGAAATGGTTGAAAACCTAAAACAAAAGGCAGCCGGAGTCTATGCCCGTCCGGGAGTTCACGACGTAGTTCTCGGCCCCGACCTTGCAGGTATTCTTGCCCACGAAGCAATCGGCCACACCACGGAATCCGACTTTGTAATGTCCGGCTCTATCGCAGCAGATTTTATGAATAAGGAAGTTGCAACACCTCTCGTAACCCTCGTAGACTTTGCCTATGAGTACAACGGCAATCTCTGCCCTGTTCCGATTTGGATAGATGATGAGGGAGTTGCCGCAAAAGATGCAGTAATCATCAAGGACGGAATTTTGCGCTCCTACATGCATAACAAACAGTCGGCAGCAATCTTCAAAGTAGACCCGACAGGCAATGCCAGAGCCAACGAGTTTTCTGATGAACCACTAGTACGCATGAGAAACACGGCCATCCTTCCCGGCAAAGATAAGCTTAAAGATATGATAGCGAGCATCGATGACGGATATTATTTTGTACGCTCTTCAAACGGGCAGGCCGATTCTACAAGCGAATTTATGTTCGGCGTAGTTTTAGGCTATGAAATTAAAAACGGAAAAATCGGCAAAGCAGTAAAGGACTGCACAATAGCGGGAGTTGCCTTCGACATGCTAAAAACCGTAACTATGGTAAGCGACGATATGAGTTGGAGCAATGCCGGCATGTGCGGAAAAAAGCAGCTCATCAATGTAGGAATGGGCGGGCCTGCCATCAAGTGTAAAATCGGAGTAGGAGGACGTGAATAA
- a CDS encoding tetratricopeptide repeat protein, with amino-acid sequence MITGKRFKFILLTFIFTSGLFFTEAGLLFAQDKPDALKLYRQGRSLDSIGRRDDARTAYLSAIEICRNELKVNSKNMDSYAVYTWCLFRLGRYKDTELVCSDALKIGKDARIIETLGEAQFFLGNYKDSLRNMEMYIEMAPNGERISVAHFFVGEIYRNTKKYHKADIAYSISVHLEPSNSLWWYRLGIVREAAGEKEGAIAAYQTAVKLRPDFKDAADALKRVRI; translated from the coding sequence ATGATAACCGGAAAACGTTTTAAATTTATTCTATTAACTTTTATTTTTACTTCAGGCCTTTTTTTTACGGAGGCCGGCCTTCTTTTTGCACAAGATAAACCTGACGCTCTAAAGCTTTATAGGCAGGGCCGCAGTCTTGATTCTATAGGGAGACGGGATGATGCCAGGACTGCTTATTTATCTGCTATCGAAATTTGCCGTAACGAATTAAAGGTAAATTCTAAAAACATGGATTCTTATGCCGTATATACGTGGTGTCTTTTTCGATTAGGAAGATATAAGGACACTGAGCTGGTGTGTAGTGATGCCTTAAAAATAGGGAAGGATGCCCGAATTATCGAAACATTAGGGGAAGCTCAGTTTTTCCTTGGAAACTATAAGGACTCTTTGCGGAACATGGAAATGTATATCGAAATGGCTCCCAACGGAGAGCGTATAAGCGTTGCCCATTTTTTTGTCGGCGAAATTTACCGAAATACCAAAAAGTATCACAAGGCCGATATAGCTTATTCTATTTCGGTTCACTTGGAGCCTTCCAACTCTCTTTGGTGGTATAGACTCGGAATCGTCCGTGAAGCGGCCGGGGAAAAAGAAGGTGCGATTGCGGCTTATCAGACAGCCGTAAAACTCCGTCCCGATTTTAAGGATGCAGCTGATGCCCTCAAACGAGTAAGAATTTAA
- a CDS encoding TldD/PmbA family protein → MSGFDGIKHAEFILETIKKEGADKAVTRVSKSVKSEMNIDAGRLSLYRSTTDISVAMTSLVESKKGHISGNDLSEKALKENAAKAVSLSRSSEKDDGNDISPMQKAETLSYGDSEPNNEKMYDRLKEFLDYTKSTYPTLQLNQCILDFTRSEKVLANSNGVRFTQSSGIYNFAAMFFAKDGKGTSSFNYSGAAHLNLDKPLKDWGNLDEIMRENCEQTITTPLSGSFTGDIVITPMSMIDFVGTMVGLFMGNMPLITGTSIWKDKLNQKVLSDLFTLHSFPRKPGTELESLYTGDGFKTENETLIEKGVLKDFVLSLYGSKKTGLSRCVSGGEGLIIESGNTAKTDMIKAVKKGILLGRFSGGSPAANGDFSGVAKNSYLIENGKITKPLSETMIAGNIVKMFSDIISVSKEKVDYGNAIVPWMHSTGITISGK, encoded by the coding sequence ATGAGCGGATTTGACGGAATAAAACATGCGGAATTTATCTTAGAGACCATAAAAAAAGAGGGAGCCGATAAGGCAGTAACAAGGGTTTCAAAAAGCGTAAAAAGCGAAATGAATATTGATGCAGGCCGTTTAAGCCTTTACAGGAGTACTACGGATATTTCCGTTGCGATGACCTCCCTTGTTGAAAGCAAAAAGGGGCATATTTCAGGAAATGATTTAAGCGAAAAGGCATTAAAAGAAAACGCGGCAAAGGCAGTTTCCCTTTCACGCTCTTCCGAAAAAGATGATGGAAACGATATTTCTCCTATGCAAAAGGCAGAAACTCTTTCTTACGGAGATAGCGAACCCAATAACGAAAAAATGTATGATAGGCTCAAAGAGTTTTTGGATTATACAAAATCTACCTATCCTACCCTCCAGTTAAACCAATGTATTTTGGACTTCACACGAAGTGAAAAAGTTCTTGCAAACTCGAACGGAGTGCGCTTTACGCAAAGCTCAGGCATATATAATTTTGCTGCAATGTTCTTTGCAAAAGACGGCAAGGGAACAAGCAGCTTTAACTATAGCGGAGCCGCTCACCTTAATTTGGATAAGCCCTTAAAAGACTGGGGAAACCTCGATGAGATTATGAGGGAAAACTGCGAACAAACAATTACAACCCCTCTTTCAGGATCATTTACAGGGGATATAGTTATAACGCCTATGAGCATGATAGATTTTGTAGGTACGATGGTAGGTCTTTTTATGGGTAATATGCCGCTAATTACGGGCACGTCTATTTGGAAGGATAAATTAAACCAAAAAGTATTATCGGATTTATTTACCCTCCATTCATTCCCTCGAAAGCCGGGTACGGAACTTGAAAGCCTCTATACGGGAGACGGTTTTAAGACTGAAAACGAAACCCTCATCGAAAAGGGAGTTTTAAAAGATTTTGTTTTAAGCCTTTACGGTTCCAAAAAAACCGGACTTTCCCGCTGCGTTTCGGGAGGAGAGGGTCTAATCATCGAAAGCGGAAATACGGCAAAGACAGATATGATTAAGGCCGTCAAAAAGGGAATTTTACTCGGACGTTTTTCAGGCGGAAGCCCTGCGGCAAACGGAGACTTTTCGGGTGTTGCAAAAAACTCCTACCTCATCGAAAACGGCAAAATTACAAAACCTCTTTCCGAAACGATGATAGCCGGAAACATCGTAAAAATGTTCAGCGATATAATTTCGGTTTCAAAAGAAAAAGTAGACTATGGAAATGCAATAGTTCCGTGGATGCATTCTACGGGAATTACTATTTCAGGAAAGTAA